The genomic stretch CTTCTGGCCGCATCCATGAAAGCGGTGGCGCTGTAGCCGGTTGCAGAACGAAGGTCGATCCCCGCCTTGATCTGATGGGTCTTCAGGCTGGGATCGAAGACGAACTGCTCGCCAGAAGGCAATGTCACGTTCAGCCATACGTGGCTGAACGTGATCCGGACCAAGGCGCCGTAGCCGCCAGGACAGGTGAGGTCCTGGGAGGCGACTACATCGATAATCGGTACCTGGGCTCGCGCGAAGTAATCGACAACGCCGCACACGTCGGCTGTGTCCAGGTTCAGCCAGTCCTTGATCTGCTGAGCCGTCAGGGTGACGTCACCGAAAACGATGTGCGTCTGGTAGCCGCCGGGTATCGCCTGAAGCATCTTGCGCATCAGCTCCACCTGGTCGATCGCAGACCCCTGCTTCTCCAGCAGCGCGCCGGCAGCGCCCTTCACCACCCCCGCGCCATGGATGTACGCAATGTTGTTGCGAACATATTCATAGATCAGGTCGAGACTGCCGAGCGACGCCGCGATGGTCGCCACCTGCGTCGCCGGGTCCGCCACCGGATCTTCGACGCCGACGGCCATCGGACTCACCATCGTGGATCCGCTGCTGCTTGTCTTTAGAGCCGAGAGGTTCACGACGTTCTTCGCTCGCGGACGCGAGCGCATCGCCTTCTCGAAGTCCGCCCGCGTCACCGGTGCAGCGATGAACTGCTTGACGCCTCCGATGGACTTGTCATGGTTCTGGTCGCCTGCGACCTTCAGCGACGGGTCCATCACCGCCGGCTTGCCCCCGAAGGTGACCTTCCCCTCGGCAACCGCATGGGTCATGCAAACAGCAAGCAACCCGGGCAACAAGGCTTTGATGCGACGAAGAATCGCGTGTGAGACAGACATAGGAACTCCGTGCCGCAAGCCATGAAACGCTGCGGACCTACGAGACACAAGACGCACGAAAACGTGCCCGGCCGATCAATGGATGGCCGAACAGACGCAGTCAGGAAGGGATTGAAGCGCGGTACCCCGCGCAGGGCTATGAAGCGCCGGCCGTCACCACGCTCGTGCGGTTCCCCGCTGCGTCGTAGGTGTAGGTGATCACCACGCCGTTGCTGTAGGTGACCGTCTTGACTCTGCCCAGGGTGTCGTAGGTGTATGTCACCGAACCCGCTAGAGCCGGAGCCGCGACCATCAGTGCGGCGACTCCACCGACAAGGCATTGCCGCACTTGTCGCAGCAGCACAGCTGCCTTGCTCCCTCTACCCCTTGCGTTGCGCAAGGTGACCCATTTTGTTATCACTTGTTCTCTCCCAGAGGTGGGTGGACGGTCATTGCAATCCACCCGCTTGATCTCAAGTTCGCTTGGTCTGCTCGCCGCGAACGTTGACGCGCCATTGTTAGAAGTGTTCCATGCGCTGTCAACAAGATTCCCGTTGCAAACGGTGTAACCGACATCAGACCTCTGCCTCCCGCACGTCGCGGGGAGGTGCCGGCACATCAGCTGTTTGGCGTCCCGCTGTCCGTCTCAGCGAGTACGCGAGCCGGGCATCCTTACGAGCTCGAGAACAACCGCGTCCACTTCCTCCGGCTTGAAGGCGAACACGGTCAGCCGGCCCATGACGGCCTCTCACGAAAGCCGGGCGGCAGCCATCCGAATCTCTCCTTCTGCCTCGGCCAGGAAGCGCCTCACTGCAGCAACCCAGTCGGCGGCCCAGTGTTCCAAGGGCGATTCGGCGATCTGCGCAGGGCCCGTAGCGCCGGGCCCCTCCGCAACCACCGCACCGTCGTCGGTGCAAATATCCGACGACGCTGACCACCCGTCTCCCGTCGCTTGAACATCAACGACGACTGCCAACTCGTCGCCAGTCGGCGACCGCCGTACAGCCAAATATGCACGAACTGGAAACGCGTCGTTTGACGTGCACGCGACCTCGCATGCCAGGGTGGAATCGAACTTTTCAATCTCGGCCGCGACGGCGGCCAAGATGACGTGCAGATCGCGCCACAGCCTGTCGGCGCCGACAGTCAGTTTCACGTCGCCCTCACTTCATGACCGTACCCGCCAACGCATCGGATAACAATTCCGAGGCCCGTTGTCATGCCTGTTTCCCTTGTTGGCCTGTTGACCTTGAGCGGTGAGACGCTCTTCACCTACCAAATCTGCGTCACGTGGCGTCAGTGGCGATCTTCTGTAAGGTGAGGCCGCGTTTGCGGCCAGGCGTACTACGAAGCCCCGGTGGTCACCACGGCCGTGCGGTTGCCCGCTGCGTCGTAGGTGTAGGTGATCAAGGCACCGGTGCTGTACTGAACCGTCTTGACGCGCCCAAGCGCGTCATAGGTGTAGGTGACCGAGCCCGCGACGGAAGGCGCTGCGCTGAAGACGGCGGCGCATGCCAGGACCCATGCAGGTGCTGCAGCCGTGAGGAAACGCCGAGGCCGGCGCTCTCCCTCATACCTTGCGTCACGCAAGGTTCGCGTTGTTCTCATTGTTCTCTCCCCTGTTTGAATGGGCCGCTGTTGCAGGCCCACATATCGCCGGGAAGTTCGCATAGACTGCTCGGCGCGAACCGTCAGGCAATGTGAGTGATTGTCCTGATCACTCATCTCAGCTGTCAACAAGATTTCGGCCGCGCAACACATGCGACTCTTTTGTGACGGCACCCGCCATCGACCATGCGCTTGAGTTCCCTTGCCTCATCAGAACAGCCGCACCGCACCGACCGGGCATCGGCTGACCTGTCGGCGCTGGTCGACGAGGATCCCCAGGCCGCACTCGCGCAAGCGTTGTTGGAGCAGGGGCTGCTGACGGCCGAAGGCATCGAGCGCACCTTGCATGCGTCGCGCGCCAGCGGCACACCGTTGTCTTCCGTGGCCACCCGTTTGGGCCTGGTCACCGAGCGGGAGATGGCGCGCGCGTTCTCCGCACTGCTCGAGATCCCGCTCGTCACGCGTGCGGAGTTCCCAGCCACGTTGCCCCATCTGGGCGGCCTCAACCCGCATTACCTGCGCACCAAACGCATCCTGCCGGTCAACCTGCGCGAGGGCCGCCTGGACCTCGCGATGGCGAACCCGATGGACACCGCCGCGGTGGCCGGGGTCGCCTATGCCGCCGGGTGCCCGGTGCGGCCCCTGGCGGCGCTCGAGTCGGACATCGAGGACTACTTCGAGCGCCAAGACGAGCGCCATGCCGTGCGCCACGATGCATCGGAAGCGGGTTCTGCAACCGCCCGCACCAGCGACGACATCGACCGGCTGTCCGACCTCGCCTCGGACGCGCCGGTGATCCGGCTGGTGCAGCGTCTGTTGGGCGCCGCCATCGACGCCGGCGCCTCCGACGTGCACCTGGAACCCGGCCCCGACGCACTCTCGGTGCGATACCGCATCGACGGCCTGCTGCACGAAACCGAGGTGCTGTCCGGTCGCTTGGCCGAGCCCGTGGTGTCGCGCGTGAAGCTGATGGCGAGGCTCGACATCGCGGACAAGCGCGTGCCCCAGGACGGCCGCATCCGCTTTGCCTCTCGCGGGCGCAGTCTCGACATGCGGGTGGCCACCTTCCCCACCCTGCACGGCGAAGCGGTCGTGCTGCGGCTGCTGGGCCAGCAGACCGTCGCGTTGCAGCTCGAAGCCCTGGGACTGTCTCGGAGCGGGCTGCAAACGCTGCGCGAAGCGCTGCGGCGGCCGCACGGCATCGTGCTGATCACCGGCCCCACGGGCAGCGGCAAGACCACCACCTTGTATGCCGCACTCAACGAGATCCGCCGTCCCGAGTTGAAGATCGTCACGGTCGAAGATCCGATCGAGTACACCTTGCCGGGGGTTTCGCAGCTCCAGGTCAAGGCGGAGATCGGTCTGACCTATGCCTCGGCGTTGCGCTCGGTGCTGCGCAACGATCCCGACGTCATCATGATCGGCGAGATCCGCGATCGCGAAACCGCCGACATCGCGGTGCGCGCAGCGCTGACCGGGCATCTCGTGTTGGCGACCCTGCACACCAACACCGCGGCCGGCGCGGTGACCCGTCTGCTGGACCTGGGCGTCGAAGACTATCTGCTCGCGTCGACGCTGGTGCTGTCGGCGGCCCAGCGCCTGGTGCGCCGTCTGTGCGCCCACTGCAAACTGTGGACCGATGCCGATGACTCGGCGGCGCGGATGCTGGCCTGCGTGGCCCAGGGCGCGGACGCGCCCAGGCTGGCCCAGGCCCGGGGCTGTCCGCACTGCCTCGGCCGCGGCTACTCAGGCCGGCTGCCCCTGTTCGAGGCCTTGCCGCTGGGCGCAGCAGAACGCGACCTGATCCGCACCAGCCGCTCGGAGGAAGCCCTGCGGGCCAGCGCGGCGCGCCACGGTTCGGACAGTTTGTGGCGCCACGGCTTGCAACAGGTCCAGGCCGGCGAGACGACCCTCGACGAGGTCCTGTCGGTCGTAGAGGAGCGCGGGAGATGACACGCTACGCCGTGAAGGCCGTGAGTGCGAGCGGCGAGGCGCGCCACCTCTACAAGGAGGCCGCCTGCGAAAACGAGGCCGCGCTGGCGACGCTGCACGACGGTCTCACGCCCGTCTCGATCTCCCCTGCCGGCCAGGGCTGGATGCAGCGGCTCGGACAACCGGTGGTGCTGCGCGGACGCATGCGGCTGCCGGACATCGCGTTGTTCTGCGAGCAGATGGGCGTGATGGCCGCGTCCGGACTGACGGTCGAGGAGTCGCTCACGGTGTTGTCGCGCCAGAGTCAGGACCGCCCGGCTGCCGGGCTCGCCCGCCGACTGCTGCCGCGCATCCAGGCCGGCATGCCGCTGTCGGATGCCTTGCAACCCGAACCACACCTGCCCGCCTATCTGCCATCCATGGTGCGCGCAGCAGAAACCGGCGGACGTGTGGGCGACGGCTTTGCCGAAGCCGGGAAGTATCTGGCGCGCCAGTCCGCCACGCGCAGCACGCTGGTCAACGCCCTGACCTATCCCGCCGTCGTCATGGGCACCGTGCTGGTCGCCATGGTCTTGGTCCTGACGGTGGTCGTGCCCGGCTTCGAGCCGATCTTCGCCGGCGAAGAGCACCGCCTTCCGGCATTGACGCGGGCCGTCCTGTGGCTGTCGGCCGTCGTGACACAGCATGGCGTCGGTGTCAGCCTGCTGCTGCTGGCCTGGGTCCTGGTCCCGGCCCTGCTGCTGCGCCGCAGTTCCCGATGGCGCAAGCGTATCGTCGGTACTGCCGCCCGCCTTCGCCCAGTGCGCCTGGCCCGACAACTCGACGTCGCGCGCGTGCTGGGCGTCCTCGGACTGCTGCTGCGCGGCGGGGTCGAAGTGTCTGAGGCGGTTGCGTTGTCGGCCCCGGCCGCGGCGTCGGGCGCCCTACGCGACAGTCTCGCCGCCTGCTCACGCCGGCTGCGCGAAGGCGCGTCGATCTCCGCAGCCCTGCGCGCCGTCGTCGCGATTCCGGAGGAGACGCGCGCGCTGATCGAAGTCGGCGAGCACACGGGCGAGCTTGGCGCCACCACCATGCGAGCAGCCCAGTTGCTCGAGGCCGACACCTCACAACAGATCGAGCGGCTGGTGGCACTCGCCAACCCGCTCGCGATCGCCCTGCTCGGGCTGGTCGTCGGCCTGCTGGTCGGCGGCGTCATGCTCGGCATCCTCAGCATCAACCAGCTGGCACTCCGCCCTTGAACACCTCACCCTTTCCGATGCGCCGCCGTCTTGCCCCGAGCCGTGGCTTCACCCTGCTGGAGCTCCTCATCGTCCTCGTGATCATGGGCCTCATCATGGCGGTCGTCACGCCACAGGTAATGAACATGTTTTCGGGTGCGAAGACCGATGCGGCGGCGCTGCAGGTCGAAACGCTGACCACTGCGATCAATTACTATCACATGGACACGCGCAGCTACCCGGACACCGAACAGGGTCTGGCGGCCCTGCTGAAGGCGCCCAGCGGCGTGCAACGCTGGAATGGCCCGTACGTGCGCAAGCGCCAGCATCTGGTCGACCCGTGGGGCAGGCCTTATCGCTACCGATATCCGGGACAACACGGAACGGTCGACGTCTACACCCTCGGTGCGGACGATCGTGAAGGGGGGGAGGGAGAAAATGCCGACGTCGGCAATTGGGATGCGCCGTGAAGCCGGCTTCACGCTGCTCGAGATGTTGGTCGTGGTCGCGGTGATCGCGATCCTCACCTCGATCGGCGCACAAACCTTGTTTCGCTCGGGGAGCGAGCTGGATCGGCAAGTGGCACGTGTCGAACGGCGGCTGCAGGCCGCGCGCCTGCAAGCGCGCACGACCGGCAGCACCGTACTCCTGCCCTGTCAGGCGCTCGCCACGGCGAGCAACTCTCGACTGAGCTGCCGGCGCGACGGCGCGCCCTTGCCCGCGCTCGCGTTCTACCCCGACGGTTCGACGAGCGGCGGCGCGCTCGACATCGACACGGACAGCGACGGCGCCCGGCTCTCGCTGGACTGGCTCTCAGGAGGGGTCGTGCGTGACCACCGCTAGCGCATCCCGCGGCGCCCGCGGCTTCAGTCTCCTGGAAGTGCTGGTGGCACTGGCGATCTGTGCGCTGATGCTCGCCGCCTTGCTGCCGGCTTCGGTGGCAGCCGTCGAGCGGCTGGAGCATGCTTCCGAGCAGGGCCGGTCGCTGCGCCTGGCGCGCTCGATACTCGAGCGGCATGCGGCGGCCGCTCGCATCGCGGAAGGTGCGTCGCAAGGACGTCAGGGCGGCCTGAACTGGAAGGTGCAGGTGGAACGGCTGCAGCCCCAGTCCGAGCAAGCCAACTTGCTGGTGCTCCGGCGCATACGCGTGGACGTCACACCCGAGGGCTCGGCGTCGACGGTGTCGCTGACCGCGTACCGGGTCGGAGAGCCGTCATGAGCCCCCGCACGGCCGCCCGAAGGGGCTCGCACCGCAGTGCGCAGCACGAAGGTTTTCCCATCACCCCCCGCACGGCCGCCCGAAGGGGCTCGCACCGCAGTGCGCAGCACGAAGGTTTTCCCATCACCCCCCGCACGGCCGCCCGAAGGGGCTCGCACCGCAGCGCGCAGCACGCAAGTTATCCAATGAGGGTCGCCGGGCTCGGCCGACGTGCGGCAGGCTTCACCCTCATCGAGATGCTCGCCGCGGTGGCGGTGGGCTCGCTATTGGTGTACCTGCTGTCCCAGACCCTGACACTGACCCAGCAAGGCCTGAGCCGTGCGACCCGGCTGGGCGACCAAAGAATGCAGGAGGAGACTGCCGACCGCGTCTTGCGAGGCCTGCTCGGGCAACTGCTGCCTGCGTCTCCCGGTCGCGCCACCACCGCGTTGCACGGCTCCGCCTCGTTTGTCGAGTTCTCGACCCTGCCACCTCAGTCACGCTGGTCCGACGGGGTGCTCCAGGCCCGCCTCGCGGTCGAGCCCGACGGCCCCTCCCGCCACGCCCTGGTGTTGACGCTGACATCCCCGGCAGCCGCGCCGATGCCGCCAGCGCGTGTCGAGCGGCGCGTCCTGCTCAGC from Caldimonas brevitalea encodes the following:
- a CDS encoding RHS repeat domain-containing protein → MTYTYDTLGRVKTVTYSNGVVITYTYDAAGNRTSVVTAGAS
- a CDS encoding RHS repeat domain-containing protein; translated protein: MRTTRTLRDARYEGERRPRRFLTAAAPAWVLACAAVFSAAPSVAGSVTYTYDALGRVKTVQYSTGALITYTYDAAGNRTAVVTTGAS
- a CDS encoding GspE/PulE family protein, whose translation is MSSLASSEQPHRTDRASADLSALVDEDPQAALAQALLEQGLLTAEGIERTLHASRASGTPLSSVATRLGLVTEREMARAFSALLEIPLVTRAEFPATLPHLGGLNPHYLRTKRILPVNLREGRLDLAMANPMDTAAVAGVAYAAGCPVRPLAALESDIEDYFERQDERHAVRHDASEAGSATARTSDDIDRLSDLASDAPVIRLVQRLLGAAIDAGASDVHLEPGPDALSVRYRIDGLLHETEVLSGRLAEPVVSRVKLMARLDIADKRVPQDGRIRFASRGRSLDMRVATFPTLHGEAVVLRLLGQQTVALQLEALGLSRSGLQTLREALRRPHGIVLITGPTGSGKTTTLYAALNEIRRPELKIVTVEDPIEYTLPGVSQLQVKAEIGLTYASALRSVLRNDPDVIMIGEIRDRETADIAVRAALTGHLVLATLHTNTAAGAVTRLLDLGVEDYLLASTLVLSAAQRLVRRLCAHCKLWTDADDSAARMLACVAQGADAPRLAQARGCPHCLGRGYSGRLPLFEALPLGAAERDLIRTSRSEEALRASAARHGSDSLWRHGLQQVQAGETTLDEVLSVVEERGR
- a CDS encoding type II secretion system F family protein translates to MTRYAVKAVSASGEARHLYKEAACENEAALATLHDGLTPVSISPAGQGWMQRLGQPVVLRGRMRLPDIALFCEQMGVMAASGLTVEESLTVLSRQSQDRPAAGLARRLLPRIQAGMPLSDALQPEPHLPAYLPSMVRAAETGGRVGDGFAEAGKYLARQSATRSTLVNALTYPAVVMGTVLVAMVLVLTVVVPGFEPIFAGEEHRLPALTRAVLWLSAVVTQHGVGVSLLLLAWVLVPALLLRRSSRWRKRIVGTAARLRPVRLARQLDVARVLGVLGLLLRGGVEVSEAVALSAPAAASGALRDSLAACSRRLREGASISAALRAVVAIPEETRALIEVGEHTGELGATTMRAAQLLEADTSQQIERLVALANPLAIALLGLVVGLLVGGVMLGILSINQLALRP
- the gspG gene encoding type II secretion system major pseudopilin GspG, producing MNTSPFPMRRRLAPSRGFTLLELLIVLVIMGLIMAVVTPQVMNMFSGAKTDAAALQVETLTTAINYYHMDTRSYPDTEQGLAALLKAPSGVQRWNGPYVRKRQHLVDPWGRPYRYRYPGQHGTVDVYTLGADDREGGEGENADVGNWDAP
- a CDS encoding pilus assembly FimT family protein, with amino-acid sequence MRREAGFTLLEMLVVVAVIAILTSIGAQTLFRSGSELDRQVARVERRLQAARLQARTTGSTVLLPCQALATASNSRLSCRRDGAPLPALAFYPDGSTSGGALDIDTDSDGARLSLDWLSGGVVRDHR
- a CDS encoding prepilin-type N-terminal cleavage/methylation domain-containing protein, yielding MTTASASRGARGFSLLEVLVALAICALMLAALLPASVAAVERLEHASEQGRSLRLARSILERHAAAARIAEGASQGRQGGLNWKVQVERLQPQSEQANLLVLRRIRVDVTPEGSASTVSLTAYRVGEPS
- a CDS encoding PulJ/GspJ family protein, giving the protein MRVAGLGRRAAGFTLIEMLAAVAVGSLLVYLLSQTLTLTQQGLSRATRLGDQRMQEETADRVLRGLLGQLLPASPGRATTALHGSASFVEFSTLPPQSRWSDGVLQARLAVEPDGPSRHALVLTLTSPAAAPMPPARVERRVLLSGLATARLTYYYTDSGRDRLAATPIDPHRLPELVVADWTYSDGGARQGGEIAVRPRVQAPGDCDLDMTTATCRPS